A genome region from Coprococcus phoceensis includes the following:
- the polA gene encoding DNA polymerase I: MSEKIVLIDGHSILNRAFYGVPDLTNSEGLHTNAVYGFLNIMFKVLEEEKPEYLTVAFDVHAPTFRHEMFAEYKGTRKPMADELRQQVPVIKEVLQAMGVKTIEKAGLEADDLLGTLAKRCEEMGMEVSVISGDRDLLQLATEHVKIRIPKTKQGKTEIEDYYAADVKARYQVTPEEFIDLKALMGDTSDNIPGVPSIGEKTATKIITEYGSIENAYAHVTELKPPRASKALSEHYDLAQMSKVLATIHVNADFEYEIADAKLGDLYTEEAYVYFQRLQFKNLLSRFEVTAPANRIEDAFRVVTDQNEAKKIFETAKKQTCVGVSFYKDTKNVLPLFVNEAGLTGVGIAFGKEDIYVFTTEQGMEISELLEQVETLSKEVDVLAIADVKNAMQYIPNVNQSVCFDTIVAAYLLNPLKNDYESADIAREYLDILIDDNQIDEAQKSCYEAYTAYESSKILRDRLKETEMEQLFDEIEMPLVFTLYDMEQNGVKVAAEALHIYGEQLGQKIVDLEKDIYELTGETFNINSPKQLGVILFEKLGLPHGKKTKTGYSTSADILDKLAPEYPVVSKILEYRQLTKLKSTYADGLAGYIKDDGRIHGKFNQTITATGRISSTEPNLQNIPVRMELGRLIRKVFIPEDGYVFVDADYSQIELRILAHCSGDEQLINAYKEARDIHRITASQVFHTPFEEVTDLQRRNAKAVNFGIVYGISSFGLSQDLSITKKEAAQYIESYFETYPSIKGFLDDAVEHAKENGYVTTVFGRRRPVPELSSSNFMQRSFGERVAMNAPIQGTAADIMKIAMNGVNRRLKENNMRSKLVLQVHDELLIEAYEEELEDVKEILSHEMVNAAKLHVPLEVDMHTGKNWYEAK, translated from the coding sequence ATGAGTGAAAAAATCGTTTTAATCGATGGACATAGTATTTTAAATCGGGCATTTTACGGGGTTCCGGATCTGACGAATTCCGAGGGGCTTCACACGAATGCAGTGTATGGTTTTTTGAATATTATGTTCAAGGTTTTAGAGGAAGAAAAACCAGAGTATCTGACAGTGGCGTTTGACGTGCATGCGCCGACATTCCGGCATGAGATGTTCGCGGAGTATAAAGGAACCAGAAAACCAATGGCGGATGAGCTGCGTCAGCAGGTTCCGGTTATCAAAGAAGTGCTGCAGGCAATGGGAGTCAAGACGATTGAAAAAGCGGGTTTGGAAGCCGATGATTTACTTGGAACGCTTGCAAAAAGATGTGAGGAGATGGGCATGGAAGTGTCTGTGATCTCAGGAGACCGCGACCTTTTGCAGCTTGCGACAGAGCATGTAAAGATTCGAATTCCAAAGACGAAGCAGGGGAAGACAGAGATTGAAGATTATTATGCGGCAGATGTCAAAGCACGTTACCAGGTCACTCCGGAAGAGTTTATTGATTTAAAGGCGCTGATGGGAGATACGTCGGATAATATTCCGGGTGTCCCAAGTATCGGAGAAAAAACTGCGACAAAGATTATTACAGAATATGGTTCAATTGAGAATGCATACGCACATGTGACAGAGCTAAAACCACCTCGTGCAAGCAAAGCACTTTCCGAGCATTACGATCTTGCACAGATGAGTAAGGTGCTGGCAACGATTCATGTGAATGCAGATTTCGAGTATGAGATTGCGGATGCAAAGCTTGGAGATCTTTACACGGAGGAAGCATATGTGTATTTTCAGCGTTTGCAGTTTAAAAACCTGTTGTCTCGTTTTGAGGTGACAGCGCCGGCAAATCGTATCGAAGATGCCTTTCGGGTTGTTACAGATCAAAATGAGGCGAAGAAGATATTTGAAACGGCAAAGAAACAAACGTGTGTCGGTGTTTCTTTTTATAAGGATACGAAGAATGTGCTGCCGTTGTTTGTGAATGAGGCAGGGCTTACCGGAGTCGGGATTGCCTTTGGGAAAGAAGATATCTATGTGTTTACAACAGAACAGGGAATGGAGATTTCCGAGCTGCTAGAACAGGTGGAAACGCTTTCAAAAGAGGTAGATGTGCTTGCAATCGCCGATGTAAAGAATGCGATGCAGTATATTCCGAATGTGAATCAATCTGTTTGTTTTGATACGATTGTTGCGGCATATCTGTTGAATCCATTGAAGAACGACTATGAGTCTGCAGACATTGCAAGAGAATATCTGGATATATTAATTGATGACAACCAGATTGATGAGGCGCAGAAAAGCTGTTATGAGGCGTATACGGCATATGAATCCAGCAAGATTTTACGTGATAGACTCAAAGAGACAGAAATGGAGCAGCTTTTTGATGAGATTGAGATGCCACTTGTATTTACACTCTATGACATGGAACAAAATGGTGTAAAAGTGGCTGCAGAGGCACTTCATATCTACGGAGAGCAATTAGGCCAAAAGATTGTAGATTTGGAAAAAGACATTTACGAACTGACCGGAGAGACATTTAATATCAATTCGCCAAAGCAGCTCGGCGTGATTCTGTTTGAAAAGCTTGGACTGCCACATGGTAAAAAGACAAAGACAGGATATTCGACTTCTGCGGATATTTTGGACAAACTGGCGCCGGAGTATCCGGTCGTATCCAAGATTTTGGAATATCGCCAGCTTACAAAGTTGAAATCCACCTATGCAGATGGACTTGCGGGATATATTAAAGATGACGGACGAATTCATGGAAAATTCAATCAGACGATCACGGCGACAGGACGAATCAGCAGTACAGAGCCGAATTTACAGAATATACCGGTTCGCATGGAATTGGGACGTCTGATCCGAAAAGTATTTATTCCGGAAGACGGTTATGTGTTTGTGGATGCGGACTACTCGCAGATTGAACTTCGCATATTGGCACATTGTTCCGGCGATGAGCAGCTGATCAACGCCTACAAAGAGGCGAGAGATATTCACAGAATTACCGCCTCTCAGGTGTTCCATACGCCGTTTGAGGAAGTAACTGATCTTCAGAGAAGAAATGCCAAGGCGGTCAATTTTGGAATTGTATATGGAATCAGTTCGTTTGGATTGAGTCAGGATTTGAGCATCACAAAAAAAGAGGCAGCTCAGTATATCGAAAGTTATTTTGAGACATATCCGAGCATCAAGGGATTTTTGGACGATGCGGTAGAACATGCAAAAGAAAACGGATATGTGACAACGGTGTTTGGCAGACGAAGACCGGTACCGGAGTTATCTTCCAGCAATTTTATGCAGCGCTCGTTCGGGGAACGTGTCGCTATGAATGCTCCGATTCAGGGGACAGCAGCGGATATTATGAAGATTGCCATGAAT